From Ignavibacteriota bacterium, the proteins below share one genomic window:
- a CDS encoding efflux RND transporter periplasmic adaptor subunit, with product MIRSDFGGIPSATMLAGLKRPILYAGATMALAGAAIATVYVLNRAPLVANTDVKGHTFLLSSEAVPVMTALVQKGNLIHHLATSGTLRACREVEIQARVGGALATIGVFNGSYVDEGDTMAAIENREFRVAYDRARTGLLNAQIEYRTLSATPFLAATDSLETARRIIAASHLLDSLRTRYRCGDMDEATYVRLSRDHESAIAYLTANRGDVIAGKSGLAAAREAFETARLNLEWTSVTAPFSGFVADCSLTPGMHVNAGQPLMRLLDLSTLLVDVEVLENETGRIAVGQRTRAHLAGFPGREFKGSVLYMNPLVDPKTKTMKVTIALRDGRHYAGDPRPSLRPGMFATVHIETDVHPHRLLVPRSALLVRDERPLVFTVEDGRAKWHYVETGEANDELLEIKNGLAPGDTVIVDGHYTLAHDAPVSVTRRSP from the coding sequence ATGATCCGATCTGACTTTGGTGGAATTCCCTCAGCGACCATGCTGGCGGGGCTGAAACGGCCTATACTCTATGCCGGTGCGACGATGGCGCTTGCGGGCGCAGCCATCGCCACGGTGTATGTGCTGAACCGTGCCCCCCTGGTGGCGAATACCGACGTGAAAGGCCACACGTTCCTGCTGAGCAGCGAGGCCGTTCCGGTGATGACCGCCCTTGTTCAGAAAGGCAATCTGATCCACCATCTCGCGACGTCCGGCACCCTCCGTGCATGCAGGGAAGTTGAGATTCAGGCACGGGTCGGTGGAGCGCTTGCCACGATCGGAGTCTTCAATGGAAGCTACGTTGATGAGGGCGATACGATGGCGGCCATCGAGAACCGGGAATTCAGGGTGGCCTATGATCGCGCCCGTACCGGACTCCTCAATGCCCAGATCGAATACCGCACGCTGAGCGCGACGCCGTTCCTTGCTGCAACAGACTCCCTCGAAACGGCGCGGCGCATCATCGCCGCGTCTCATCTCCTCGATTCGCTCCGCACGCGCTATCGCTGCGGTGATATGGACGAGGCGACATACGTGCGCCTCTCCCGCGACCATGAATCCGCGATCGCCTACCTCACAGCCAACCGGGGGGATGTGATCGCCGGAAAGAGCGGCCTCGCCGCTGCCCGGGAGGCATTCGAAACGGCCAGACTCAACCTGGAGTGGACCTCCGTCACTGCACCGTTCAGCGGGTTCGTGGCAGATTGCTCCCTCACTCCCGGGATGCATGTGAACGCCGGACAACCCCTGATGAGACTCCTCGACCTCTCCACACTGCTTGTGGATGTGGAGGTCCTCGAGAACGAGACCGGTCGCATCGCCGTGGGACAGCGAACACGCGCCCACCTCGCCGGCTTCCCCGGAAGGGAGTTTAAAGGTTCGGTCCTCTACATGAATCCACTTGTGGATCCGAAGACAAAGACGATGAAGGTGACCATCGCCCTGCGCGACGGGCGTCACTATGCAGGCGATCCCCGGCCATCCCTCCGGCCGGGGATGTTCGCCACCGTGCATATCGAGACCGATGTGCATCCGCACCGCCTTCTCGTGCCCCGTTCCGCCCTTCTGGTGCGCGACGAACGGCCGCTCGTGTTCACCGTGGAAGATGGACGGGCGAAGTGGCACTATGTGGAGACAGGCGAAGCCAACGACGAGCTGCTCGAGATCAAGAACGGACTTGCGCCCGGCGATACGGTGATCGTGGACGGACACTACACCCTCGCGCACGACGCTCCTGTGTCCGTCACCCGCAGATCCCCGTAA
- a CDS encoding pyridoxamine 5'-phosphate oxidase family protein — protein MNPTQAQALRAILESQSNAALGTLHDGEPFVSMVPFAIIPGGKGFVIHVSGLAAHTKDMLQHPTVSLLVMAPQGPDIPPQALPRVTVQCNARQLADEDPAYPAARASYLGRFPEAEMTMALGDFSLFLLTPLAVRLVGGFAQAATLTPLNLEQALA, from the coding sequence ATGAATCCAACACAGGCACAGGCGCTTCGCGCAATACTCGAATCCCAGTCCAATGCGGCACTGGGCACACTCCACGACGGCGAGCCGTTCGTCTCCATGGTCCCGTTCGCCATCATTCCCGGCGGCAAGGGCTTTGTCATCCACGTAAGCGGGCTCGCCGCACACACGAAAGACATGCTGCAGCATCCTACCGTGAGCCTTCTGGTGATGGCGCCGCAGGGTCCGGACATCCCGCCGCAGGCCCTCCCCCGCGTGACGGTGCAGTGCAATGCCCGACAACTTGCAGATGAAGACCCAGCCTATCCGGCTGCCCGGGCATCCTATCTCGGCAGGTTCCCGGAAGCGGAGATGACAATGGCGCTGGGCGATTTCTCGCTCTTCCTCCTCACGCCGCTCGCGGTGCGGCTGGTGGGCGGATTCGCACAGGCGGCAACCCTTACGCCCCTGAACCTGGAGCAGGCCCTGGCCTGA
- a CDS encoding TolC family protein — MKASAFVVLACHVLLGISAAGAQVDTLHFTLRDCIRMAQEQGPLGAIAQHQYEAKKSRYASFRAGYLPQLSLQGDVPGYYSAINPIVLPDGTTIFTPQREASSSVNLGLTQKIPFTGGQLSLQSGLNRIDLMDTKSHYYRARPLNVTLIQPIFQINSMSWDQDAQDLTYQIATREEVESLEECAIDATNKYFGLYLSTMNAANAALNVAINDTLFRISQGRFNVGRIAENDLLQAELAYLDAKTSHENALLELARAEHALRVAIGLEPGQPVGLLPPGDIGIVEVDPDQALVQARQNRSDMVNFDLQLLNAERGVAQAESDNGFNATMTASVGYNQRAPEFREAYRNLLEQEQFSVGFAIPVFRWGAGSHAVEAAVAEQKGTEVTVAQQRQTLEQEVLYSANRLNTLRKQVAIAAKSDTIGQRRFEVAKQRYIIGKIDIPILFIAQSEKDNARRSNVQTQWDYWSTYYRVRRLTLYDFEAGRALVEREEK; from the coding sequence ATGAAAGCGTCAGCATTCGTTGTTCTCGCATGTCACGTCCTCCTCGGGATCTCCGCTGCCGGAGCGCAGGTGGACACCCTTCATTTCACGTTGCGCGACTGCATCCGCATGGCGCAGGAGCAGGGGCCGTTGGGGGCCATTGCCCAGCATCAGTACGAAGCGAAGAAGTCGCGCTACGCCTCGTTCAGAGCCGGATACCTTCCGCAATTGTCCCTGCAGGGTGACGTGCCGGGGTACTATTCCGCGATCAACCCGATCGTTCTTCCCGATGGCACGACCATCTTCACCCCGCAGCGGGAGGCGAGCTCGTCGGTGAATCTGGGGCTCACGCAGAAGATCCCGTTCACCGGCGGACAGCTTTCGCTGCAGTCGGGATTGAACCGGATCGACCTCATGGACACGAAGTCGCATTATTACAGGGCCCGGCCGCTGAACGTCACGCTGATCCAGCCGATCTTCCAGATCAACAGCATGAGCTGGGATCAGGACGCGCAGGACCTGACCTATCAGATCGCGACGCGGGAGGAGGTCGAGTCGTTGGAAGAATGCGCGATCGACGCCACGAACAAGTACTTCGGCCTGTATCTCTCGACCATGAACGCCGCGAATGCGGCCTTGAATGTGGCGATCAACGACACGTTGTTCCGCATCTCGCAGGGGCGGTTCAACGTCGGGCGGATCGCGGAGAACGATCTGCTCCAGGCCGAGCTTGCCTATCTCGATGCAAAGACGTCGCATGAGAATGCGCTTCTGGAACTGGCGCGGGCCGAGCATGCCTTACGGGTGGCCATCGGACTCGAACCCGGGCAGCCGGTGGGGCTGTTGCCGCCGGGCGACATCGGCATTGTTGAGGTGGACCCGGATCAGGCGCTCGTGCAGGCGCGGCAGAACCGGAGCGACATGGTGAACTTCGACCTGCAGCTTCTCAATGCCGAGCGGGGCGTTGCCCAGGCGGAGTCGGACAACGGCTTCAACGCCACCATGACCGCCAGTGTGGGGTACAACCAGCGTGCACCCGAGTTCCGGGAAGCATACCGGAACCTGCTCGAGCAGGAGCAGTTCAGTGTGGGGTTTGCCATCCCGGTGTTCCGATGGGGAGCAGGGAGCCATGCGGTGGAAGCGGCCGTGGCGGAGCAGAAGGGGACCGAGGTCACCGTTGCGCAGCAGCGGCAGACATTGGAGCAGGAGGTGCTGTACTCGGCGAACCGGTTGAACACGCTCCGGAAGCAGGTTGCCATCGCGGCGAAGTCCGATACCATCGGTCAGCGGCGGTTTGAGGTGGCGAAGCAGCGGTACATCATCGGGAAGATCGACATCCCCATCCTCTTCATCGCGCAGAGCGAGAAGGACAATGCGCGGCGGTCGAATGTGCAGACCCAGTGGGACTACTGGTCGACGTACTACCGCGTGCGGCGGCTCACGCTGTACGACTTCGAGGCCGGGCGGGCGCTTGTGGAGAGGGAAGAGAAGTAG
- a CDS encoding ABC transporter permease, with the protein MAVAVPGHILLGFTIAIEAITHNKTRGVLTSLGIVFGVGSVISMLAVGTGAKQEILDQMKLLGANNIIITPIIEQEEGVVDEKTAAKTEKKRFSPGLTLEDGRSILQTLPGVDFVSPEVVMETMVVREGLKRSSKLVGVDSIYFATTDFQLERGAVFSSVQMENAAPVAVIGHAIKTKFFSREDPIGGKIKCGNLWLTVIGVLADRQVSKDNIRHLGLRDYNFDVYTPVNTLLLRYKNRTLVTRLGVQQASRSSGSGNNDNTEKKAVNYNQLDRLVVRVADAEQMPALAEVVSRMLQRRHNEVVDFQVTIPEQLLRQAQRTRDIFNIVLGAIASISLLVGGIGIMNIMLASVMERTKEVGIRRAMGATKQAIAVQFLSEATIVSVTGGVLGILLGVGLSYAIESFAGILTIITAFSVALSFLISITIGIVFGFLPARRAAEKDPVACLRYE; encoded by the coding sequence ATGGCCGTGGCGGTCCCGGGGCACATTCTTCTCGGGTTCACGATCGCCATCGAAGCGATCACGCACAATAAGACCCGGGGCGTGCTGACATCACTCGGGATCGTGTTCGGCGTCGGCTCAGTGATCTCCATGCTTGCCGTGGGGACCGGCGCCAAGCAGGAGATCCTGGACCAGATGAAGCTTCTGGGCGCCAACAACATCATCATCACGCCCATCATCGAGCAGGAAGAGGGCGTTGTGGATGAGAAGACAGCCGCCAAGACCGAGAAGAAGCGGTTCAGTCCGGGACTCACCCTGGAGGATGGCAGGAGCATCCTGCAGACCCTTCCCGGCGTGGATTTTGTGAGTCCCGAGGTCGTGATGGAGACCATGGTCGTGCGCGAGGGGCTGAAGCGGAGCAGCAAGCTCGTGGGGGTGGATTCGATCTATTTCGCCACCACGGATTTTCAGCTCGAACGGGGTGCGGTGTTCTCTTCGGTGCAGATGGAAAACGCGGCGCCCGTTGCGGTGATCGGGCATGCCATCAAGACGAAGTTCTTTTCGCGCGAGGATCCCATCGGTGGGAAGATCAAGTGCGGGAACCTCTGGCTCACGGTCATCGGCGTGCTCGCGGACCGTCAGGTGAGCAAGGACAACATCCGGCATCTCGGTCTGCGCGATTACAACTTCGATGTGTACACGCCGGTGAACACGTTGCTGCTGCGGTACAAGAACCGGACGCTCGTCACGCGGCTCGGCGTGCAGCAGGCGTCACGGTCCAGCGGGTCCGGCAACAACGACAACACCGAGAAGAAGGCGGTGAACTACAATCAGTTGGACCGTCTGGTCGTGCGCGTTGCCGATGCGGAGCAGATGCCTGCGCTTGCCGAGGTTGTGAGCCGGATGCTACAGCGCCGGCACAACGAGGTCGTGGACTTCCAGGTGACCATCCCCGAGCAGCTGTTGCGGCAGGCGCAGCGGACGCGCGACATCTTCAACATCGTCCTCGGTGCCATCGCGTCCATCTCGCTTCTCGTTGGAGGCATCGGCATCATGAACATCATGCTTGCGTCGGTGATGGAGCGGACGAAGGAGGTCGGCATACGGCGGGCGATGGGTGCCACGAAGCAGGCCATTGCCGTGCAGTTCCTGAGCGAGGCCACGATCGTGAGCGTGACCGGAGGGGTGCTGGGCATCCTGCTCGGGGTAGGCTTGAGTTACGCGATCGAGAGCTTTGCGGGGATCCTGACGATCATCACGGCGTTCTCCGTGGCGTTGTCGTTCCTGATCTCCATCACGATCGGGATCGTCTTCGGGTTCCTTCCGGCGCGTCGGGCAGCGGAGAAGGACCCGGTGGCGTGCCTGCGGTATGAATGA